CTGCGGTATGCCTATAGCCTTCAGGCAGTTCGTGCACGCTATCTGCAAATGATGGTGCTGGTGGATCGTTTGGATGGCCAGCTGGAACAGCTGCATCATAGGGTCATATCCGGGTCCTCGGATTACAAAACTCTCAGACTGGACTATGCCCATCTGGCGAAAGTGACGCGTTCGTTGTCAAATCTATTCGGTCTCTCGTTGCTCCTGCTGAATGTTCTTTGTCTGGGCGACTGGATCATCGTTTGCAATGTGTACTTCATGGTGGCATATCTGCAGGTATTACCTGCCACCTTGTTCCTCTTTGGCCAGGTCATGTTCGTCGTGTGCCCCACCCTCATCAAGATCTGGAGCATCTGCGCCGCCTGTCATCGGTGTGTGTCCAAGGTAGGTTATCTAACTATTTCATATGTGCACAGGTTAGCAGTAAGTGAGACTTATTTCCTTCTAGTCCAAACACctgcaacagcaactgaaGGATCTACCAGGACAAACGCCCTTGGAAAGAAGTCAAATCGAGGGATTTGCCCTGCAGATCATGCAGGATCCTATACAGATCGATGTCTGCGGCATTTATCACCTCAACCTGCAGACTCTAGCGGGGgtatacaaatacaaaaagaTTT
The Drosophila mauritiana strain mau12 chromosome X, ASM438214v1, whole genome shotgun sequence DNA segment above includes these coding regions:
- the LOC117146818 gene encoding putative gustatory receptor 9a is translated as MSLWLEHFLTGYFQLCGLVCGWSGSRLGRLLSSTFLVLILIELVGEMEKYFTEETPDNESVPAYFAKVIMGVNMAYKMIHAWIAFSALFECRRFRYLLEELPPVKATPFIYRHLILEFILFACNAFLVLSEYTIRGIYLENLRYAYSLQAVRARYLQMMVLVDRLDGQLEQLHHRVISGSSDYKTLRLDYAHLAKVTRSLSNLFGLSLLLLNVLCLGDWIIVCNVYFMVAYLQVLPATLFLFGQVMFVVCPTLIKIWSICAACHRCVSKSKHLQQQLKDLPGQTPLERSQIEGFALQIMQDPIQIDVCGIYHLNLQTLAGMFFFILEALVIFLQFVSLVRT